TGGTGGCGGCGAGCCGGATCAACTCGTGCCCCTTCTGCTCCTCAGCACCGACATTCAGCAGGCCAACTTTCGGCTTCGCCTCGCCGGTGAGGGCGCGGAAATAGGCCTCGCCCATGATCGCAAACTGCACCAGCTGCTTGGCATTGACCTCGACATTCGCGCCGACATCCAGGACGACGGACCGGCCGGTACGCGTGGGCCAGACCGCCGTGATCGCCGGGCGATCTACACCCTCGATCATGCGCAGCTGCAATTTCGACATGGCCATCAGCGCGCCGGTATTGCCAGCGGAAATCACCGCATCGGCCTCGCGGGCTTTCACGGCTGCGATTGCCGACCACATGCTGGAATTCCGGCCACGGCGCAGGGCGCCTGTCGGCTTGTCGTCCATGGTGATGATGTCGTCGGCATGAACGATCGAAACAGCGCCGAGCGCCTGACCCTTGGCCTCGACCAGAGGTTTCAGATCGTCCTCACGGCCATGCAGGATCACATGAGCATCCACCCCCGACCGCCGGGCCAGCGCCAGCCCATCAACCACAGCCGTGACGCCGCCATCGCCACTCATGGCATCGATGGCCAAACGAACCGCAGGTCGGTTGTCGCTGGAAGGGTCGGTCATAATCAGGCTTCTTTCCGCATATCCGCGCGGGGGGCTCATAACGTGCTTGGGCAGCAGCGCCCATCCCTCACCTTAGGACGAAGGGGAGTTCGTGGCAAAATATTACCCGTTTTGCCATGAACAATTGGCCATGCATTACGCAGGCAGGATCGGGTCTTCGATCATCTTGGCTGAGCGCAGCCAGAAATCCTCGTCAAAGCCGGGAATTTCGAGGTTGGAGATGAACTGCTTGGCGGCTGCGTCCCATGAGAATTTCATGGCGTGGGCACGGCAGGCGGCGGGATCGCGTTCTTCCAGGGCTGTCATGCAGGCAACTTTGAGATCCTCATCAAGGCAGCCGGCACCCTTCGGCGCGTGCTCCATGATCTCAAGCGGACCGCGCACGGGATAGGCCGCCACCGGGACACCGCAGGCCAGGGCCTCGACATTGACGAGCCCGAACGTGTCGGTGCGGGAGGGGAAGACGAATACGTCCGAGGCGCTGTACCGCTTGGCCAGTTCGTCGCCATAGTGCTTCCCGTCGAAAACGACCTTGGGATATTTCTTCTTCAGCTCCGCTTCCTGCGGTCCGGCGCCCACAATGACCTTTGTCCCGGGCAGATCGAGGTCGAGGAAGTCTTCAAGTGTCTTCTCAACCGCAATCCGGCCGACATAGGTGAAGATCGGCTTGGGCAGGTGGTCATAGACGTCGGACTCGATGACCCGGAACTGCTCGGTGTCAACGCCCCGTTCCCACAGGCGAAGATTGTTGAAGCCGCGGCCGCGCAATTCTTCCATCAGGCCCGGCGTAGCCACCATCATGGCCTCGCCATGTTTGTGGAAATCGCGCAGCAGGGCGTAGCCCCACTCAATCGGGAATTTCCAGCGCTCATTGGTATATTCGGCAAACCGCGTGTGAAATGACGTGGTGTAAGGGTATTTCCGGCGACGGCAGAACCGGCGTGCAGCACGGCCGATCGGCCCTTCGGTCGCGATATGGATCGCGTCCGGTTTGAACTCGTTGATCATCGCCGCGACTTTCCGATTGGGGAATAGCGACAGGCGGATCTCCGGATAGGACGGCATGGGGACGGACTTGAAGTCCTGCGGGGTGATGTACATCACCTCATTGCCGAATTTGGTCAGGATGCGTCCGAGGGTGTCGAGGGTGGTCACCACGCCGTTCAATTGCGGTTTCCAGGCGTCAGTCGCGATGACGATCTTCAATCCCGATTGCGCGTTGGGCATCGGGAACTTCTGGCGAGGCCCCGTCAGGCGCCGAACTTTGCCGCCAATGGCTTTGATACGTCCGGATCGCGGTGGGGAAGGGGGGGTGTCTGTCATGAAGCACCATCTAAGGGAGATCAGCCAGCGCGACAATCACTTCTGGGCGCCGCGGCCATGTCCGTTCATCATTAAAGCAGCCAGTAGCATGCAAAAAATGTTTGCGATATCATCATATTATTAGGTGATAGATGTTTCTGAGAACGTTTTCATGCAAATTTGACGCTAAAAAGGAGCGAGTTTTGGCGGAATTATGCTTTTTGTACTGCAGCGCACAAAAGTGGTTGCGCTCGAGACTAAGGGAGGCTTATTATATATTCAGCGACTGAGGTCGCTTTGCCCTTCTGGGCGTTTCCTCCCTAAGACTTGCCGCGGCCTTGCGCCGCGGCCTTTTTTTTGCGCCACATTTGCAGCGGCGCATGGTGGTCTCAACAAAGGGAAATCGGCACTATTCGGCCGCTGATTGCTCCAGCGGGCTGGCGGCGTCAATTACTTTGACAGCAGCGCTCTTGAGCCGATCGCGCAGCGTGTCAAACCGTGCGGGGCGCGGGCGCACCTGGGCTTCGTGCATGTAGAGGCTTCGGTTCAGTTCGATCTGGAGAACATGAACGCTTGCGGCAGGCTGACCATAGAGCGATGTGACGTGCCCACCGGCATAGGGGGCATTGCGAGAGACTGTCAGACCTTCATCGGCCAGCGCCTGCTGCCATGCATTGACCATGGTCGGGCCACAGGACATGCCATACCGATCCCCCAACACGACATTTGGCAGGTTCTGGCCGCCACCGACCGATGCCGAGGGCATGGAGTGCCAGTCAATGACGAAGGCCACGCCGAACCGTGTGCGACATTCCTCGATCAGGGCCTGAAGCGCTTCGTGATAGGGCCGATAGCACCAGCGCAATCGCTGGTGGGCTTCGCTGGCGGGCAGGCGTTTGGCATAGATCGGACGACCTTCCGCCGCCAGTCGCGGGATGACGCCAAAGCCTGCCATGACGCGGTTTGACTTGATCTCCGCACCTTCGCTCGGGGAGGTCGTGAACATCTGCGGATCGATCTCGCGCTCATGGCGGTTCACATCAACGAAGACGCGCGGAAAGCGGGCGGTCAGAACCGGCACGCCGAGGCTGTTCACGTCACTGAGTAGTTCATCCACATAGGCATCTTCCGACCGGCGAAGATCGGGCAGGTGCAGAATCGAATCGTCGAGGAAACGCTCGGGATAATCGCGGCCGGCATGGGGGCAGGCGAAGATATACGGGCTGCGCCACGCGGCAGGTCGAACGACCGTATGGCCCGGAAAGGCCGCTTTCACGATTTTTGCGACCACATGCCTCTCCACGTCTCGATCGATATGCTGTCACAAATTCGCCGGCGGGGGCAGGCCGAAAACGCAGCGGCCAAATACATTTCCTGTCTACCACCCGATCCGTGAATGCATTAAGCTGACTTTAAGGTCGTTTGGGTTATGGCTAAAGCCTGTATTTAGTTTCTATCGAGGCAGAGACACATGGCGGCAATTTTGCTGGCGGAAGACGATGACAGCATGCGTGGCTTCTTGAAGAAGGCACTGGAAAAAGCTGGTCATGTGGTGGTCGATTCGGCCCAGGGTGATGAAGCCCTGAACGAACTCCAGCTGCGTGAGTTCGACCTGTTGCTGACAGATATTGTCATGCCGGTCATGGACGGGATCGAGCTGGCGCGACGGGCGACAGATATCGACCCGCATATGAAGATCATGTTCATCACCGGCTTTGCGGCCGTTGCCCTGAATCCGGCCAACCAGGCCCCGCGTGATGCGAAGGTGCTGTCCAAGCCTTTCCACCTGCGTGATCTGGTGGACGAAGTCGACCGGATGCTCGCCGCCGCGTGAGTTGAGGTCAGATCACTGAATAGAAAGCCGACGGTCATCGTCGGCTTTTTTTATGTCAGTAATAGAGCCGATAGCGCCTGCGATCCTCTTCGCTCACGCGATGGCCAAATCTCTTGAACCACATCCAGCGGGCTTCCTGGACCTGCCAATAGGCGTCTTCCGCCGCGTCATAGGCGATGGCGCATTGCCGAGCCGTCTCGATTTCTATGGGCGCAGGTATCGGCGCGCCGAATATCTCGAAGTTTTTGGGGTTGAGATCACGTGACGTCTTGGGATGGATCAGTAGATCGGGTGGCGGCGGGAACGGATACGTCCAATCGTCATAGGACACAGGGATCTGCTGGTATTCAGACTCGTCGATGTAGAAGTAGTTGGCCCGCATGAACGGCGGAATTGTCTGTTGCATCTGCGCCATGGTGGGGGTGCTGTAGGGAATCAGGACTGATTTCAATGCCAGCAGCGACCAGAAACTGATGGCGAGAATGGCAAACAGCAACAGCGCGACGAGGGCGTTCGTCCAGTTGCGGACGCGGCAGGTGGAGATACCCCACCACAGAACCAATCCCACCAGCGCGTAGCCCGTCATGTGAATGAGGCTGACATGGCTGTGCCAGCCCGAAACCCAGGTAAACGCCAGCCGACAGGCCGGCATCGATGATAGGGAGAATAGCCAGAGACAGGTATTCAGGGCCGCGAAAATGAGCACGCTGATCATCAGCGGCCAGTCGACTGGATTCGCACCCTGCTTCGCCAGGACAAAGGCCCGTCTGAGCATTCCTGTGATCTCCCACCTCGCCCGGGGCCAGCGTGGCATTGGACGTCAGCGCTGGCAATTGATCGGCCTCAGAAATCGCCGGGCGCGACCTGGGCACAGACGATGCCTTCCTCGCGCCACATGGCGACCACCTTGTCCCGGTCATCGAAGATGATGTCGGGACGCTGATCACACGCGCGCAGCCAGCCGCGTTTCAGGACGTCGTCGGGCGTGGTATCGCCGTCGCGGCGCATAGTCAGCGGGATGCTGCCAAGGCCCACATTCTCCAGCCACGCTTCGGTCTCCGCGCGCACAAGGTCGCTACGACCCGACCAGATTTCGACCCGGTACCCCGGAAGGCGACTGAGGGTTTGGGCAAGGCGAATGACGGGTTCATGCGGCTCATCGTCGACGCAGGCCCGAAAAAAGGCATTCCAGTCCCGCTTCTTGCCGGAGATCAGTGGACGGCGATGCTCCACCAGGGCGAGGGTACCGTCGAGGTCAAAGACAACAAACATGGCCCCATTCTAGGTTTGACCCTGCCGGTTTTACCAGCGTCAGTTTTGCTTGAATTTGCGTTCGCGATCGGGTACTCGCGCCTCTCTCCGGGCGCATAGCTCAGTGGTAGAGCACTGCCTTCACACGGCAGGGGTCCGTGGTTCGAACCCACGTGCGCCCACCACGATCTTGATCGTGGTCCACCCGGTCGGACATCCCACAGCACCGCTGCAATTTATACGACAAATCCTCGTTTTGAGCTGGCGTCCTCCAAGGCGCGCCGCTGCATTTTTCGACGTTTTTACAGGCTGAGTTCACCGCCAATAAACGACTGCCACGGTAAGACACTCTTGACCTTAACTGCGGCGTTGGACTTGAAATGCACGAAGAACGCATGGGCCAGAATTACCAGCAATTTGCTGAGACCTTTCTCAGGCATGCGCCCTCTGCCATCGCGATGTTTGACCGTGATATGCGATATCTCGTCGTCACGGATCAGTGGATGGCCGACTATCGGCTGTCCGATCACGATCTGATCGGCCGCTCTCACTACGAGATTTTTCCTGAAATTCCAGACGACTGGAAGGAGATGCACCAGCGGACGCTGAGCGGGGAAACGCTGTCGTCGGAGGCAGACCCCTTCCTGCGCGCGGACGGTACCCTCGACTGGGTCAAATGGCGCAACGTCCCGTGGTACGCCGCGGACGGGCAGGTCGGCGGTATCATCATGTTCACCGAGGTGGTGAGCGACCAGATGTTGATGCGCCGAGCGATAGAAAGCGCGGTCGACGGTATCGCGACCATTGGTCTGGATGGCCAGTTCCAGGCGGTGAATGACAACTGCACCCAGATGTTCCTCACTGAGAAAAGCACGATGCTTGGCCACGCCCTGGAAGGTTGTGTGCACACCGACTATCGTGACAGCTATGTTTCCCTGCTGGAGCAGGCGAGGGACGAGGGCCGGGCCGTCGGCGAATTGCGCATGGTGCGCCACGACGAAACCGCGTTCTATGCCCGGGTGACACTCGTCGCCAACTTCACACGCGATGGGTCGCCCACGACGTATTACTGCTTCTTGCAGGATATCTCTGATCGCCGTCAGAAGGAAGATGACCTCAAGGCCAAGTCAGACCTGCTGGAACTGACCCAGAATTACGCCGGCATCGGTCACTGGTTCGTCGATACAACAGACAACAGCCTCTTCTGGTCAGACGAAGTGTTTCGCCTGCACGGCGTTGATCCTGCTGAGGGGGCGCCGCCCCTGGCGGACGCGATCAATTTCTATCACGAGGACGATCGGGCCGTGGTCACGGAGGCCGTCGAACGGTGCGTCAGCGAGCTGACGTCATTCGAGTTTGAACGCCGGATCGTCTCGCGCCAGGGGCGGGTCCGTTGGGTTTACTCCCGCGGCGAATGCCGTCTGGATGAGAAGGGTCAACTGGTCGGCATCTTTGGCATCTTCCAGGATATCACCGAACGCCGACGCGTTGATATCAAGGTGCGCGAGATCAAGGAGCACTATGAACTGGCAACGCGCAGCGCAGGCGTCGGTGTGTGGCAGACCTATCCCGACACGAGACGAACCATCTGGTCACCGCTCATTCGGCAACTCCTTGCGCCAGAATCCTGTGAGAAAAGTGACCTTGACGGTCTTGTCCGTGAACGCATCGATCCGCGTGATCGGGCTATGGCGGAACGGATCCTGAAATCTGTCAGCGATACGGGCGGCAAGCGCACGGCGACCATCCGGATGCGCGGGGAAAACGGCAAACTCGTCCGGGTCCTGTTGCGCGGTGACGTTGTGAAACGGGCCGACGGCAGCATTGCGTCCATTGCCGGGTCATTTCTCGATGTCAGCGAAGAATCGTCCCGCAACGAAGTCCGGGAGATGGTCTGGGATATCCTGATCGATCCCACCGTTCCCTATGACCAGAAATTCAAGGCCGTGCTCACCCATTGCATTGATCATATGGGCATGGAGCAGGCGGCCATTATCCTCAAAACCGGGACAGGGCATGAAGTGCTCGCCTCTGTCAGTAACGTCAGTCACAAGACGATTGGGGCTGTCGGCGGCAAATTGCTGGCCGAGTCACTCGCTGCTCGGCGGCCCAAGGGAGCGCTGCTTGGCGTTGAGTCCCTGTCCACCGACTTTGATACACCGCCGGCCGCCGCCTATCTGTCTGTTCCCATCTATATCGATGCCAAGCCCCAGGGTGTTGTTGCCTTTCTGTCTGATAGCGCAATGCCAAAGACACTTGGCCGCGAAGACATCGAATTTGTTCGGGTGATCGCGAGCTGGTTCGGCTTCAAGATCAGCCGTCGTCAGCAATTGGCTCATCTTGAGCGCAGCGAGGAGCGCTTTGCCCTGGCCGCGCAGGGCTCTGCAGTTGGTATCTGGGACTGGGTCGACGTCAATGGCACGGCAGAGATCTGGTCCGACCAGTTCTATCGCCTGCTTGGCTATGAGCCGCACGCCATCACAGCATCGCTGCAGACATTCAAGAGCCTTCTGCACCCTGATGACCGCGATGCAACCTTCGCGGCGGTGCAGAACCATCTGAGAAACAAGGTGCCATTCCGTTGCGAATATCGTCTGCGCTGCAAGAGCGGCCTTTACCGGTGGTTCCTCGGTACAGGGCAGGCGGTCTGGGACGACGAGGGCAAGCCACGCCGCATGATCGGGTCGATCATGGATGTCCATGACCAGAAGCTCGCCCATCAGCTCAAAGATGAATTTGTCTCGACCGTTTCGCATGAGCTGCGCACGCCGCTGACATCGATTGTCGGCGCCATGGCGCTCGCCCGATCGGGCCGCCTCGGGGCGATTGATCCGGTCATGAACGATCTTTTGGGAATCGCCGCCAAGAATGGCGAGCGTCTGCTTCATCTCATTGATGATATCCTCGACATCGAGAAAATATCAGTGGGCGGTATGCGTTTTGAAATGGGCGAGGTCGAGATCGACCGCGTCATTGCGACTGCCGTCGAAAGCTCACAGTCCATGGCGGACAGTTCTGGTGTGCGCCTGCATGTCGATATGGGAGAAGAACCACCGCAGATTGAAGCGGACCCGGACCGACTCCATCAGCTGCTGACAAACCTCCTGTCGAACGCCATCAAATTCTCGCGGCCGGATACGGATATTCGTATTTCGCTGCGCGCGGAAGATGAGGCGGTCAGTGTCGATATCGTGGATCAGGGTTGCGGTATTCCCACCGCAGACATGGAGCGTATCTTCGAACGCTTTGTGCAGGGAAATTCGACCGACGCCCGTGGCGCGGAAGGCACGGGTCTTGGCCTGTCCATCTGCCGCGCCATTGCCCGCGGGCATCAGGGCGAGATTACCGTGCAAAGCCGTGTCGGCGTGGGCAGTACTTTCACTGTGACATTGCCGCGCCGACAGATGCTGGCAATTGGGGACAGCGTGTCGGTGCAGGAGGAACCCCGGGATACCGACATGCCGCGGATTCTTCATATCGAAGATGATCTGGACACCGCAGAACTGATGGCGGCGGTGATTGGCCCCGCCATTGAGGTTGTGAACGTCAGCTCCATCAGTCAGGCCAAGCACATGATCATGAATGCGGAGTTCCACATCGTTCTGCTCGACCTGGTGCTTGGTGAGGAGCGGGGTGAGGATTTCATCGACTTCCTCGCACGCAGGGAAAAATCACGGACAGAGGTCATCGTCTATTCCGTTGATGCCCACGGCATTCGCACCCTGCCGCAATTCGTCACCGGCCTGTTCCTGAAATCGGCCGTGCGGCCAGAAGAGGTGACGAAGGAACTTTATAATATTTTCCGGCGTAAAGGGTACGCCATGCCCACCATCAGGCTCAACGACGAGAGGATCGCTTCGTGAACGTGCTAAGAACCATCGTCTGCGTTGAAGATGATCCGGATATCCGGACGATCATTGAACTGTCTCTGTCCCATGTCGGTGGCTATGAGGTTCATATCTTTGAAGATGGCCCGACGGCGTTGCTTGAAATCGACAAGGTCAGTCCAGACCTTATCATTCTCGATGTCATGATGCCGGGCATGGATGGATTCGAAACGCTCAGCTATCTGCGGCGAATGTCAAAAACCGAGGAGACGCCCGTTATTTTCATGACGGCGAAGGCGCAAAAAAGAGAAATTCAGCGCTATATCTCGGCGGGGGCGATCGATGTGATCATCAAGCCATTCGACCCGATGACCCTGTCGGGAGAGGTCCAGCGCATCTTTGACCAGTGGCTTCTGGCGCCTGCCGTCCAGACGGTCGGCTAGTCCTTAATCCGTATCGCCATCATTGCGTCGATCAGACGTGTGATCATCTGGCCAACATTGTCCCGTGTCCCGTCGTTGAGCAGTTCACAGAGTGCGACTTCAGCGGCGCGGGCGTATCGGCTGACCAGCGTATAACCAAAGACTCCTGCGGAGCCGGCGAGCTTGTGGCAGACCCGCTCCAGCTCAGCGATGTCCGTCGGCGAGCCGCGGCCGTCTTCAATACGCTGCCAGCTATCCGTGATGTCATCCGCGCCAAGCCGCAGATTCGCCGCGTAGTGGGCGCGGATGTCGTGGGTGTCGACGGGCTTTTGCGGTTCTGCGATCATGCTCAAAGGCTAGGCGAAACCTGGTGGAAAGACCGTTAACGCCGGTCGGACCGGCGGCTCGGGCACGCCGGAGCCGTTCAGCCGACCTCATGTGCAGGGACGGATTTGTCCGCATCTAATTCAGTATACATTGGGAAGTGCAACGTCATGGTCGTTCCCATGCCTACCCGGCTTTGAACGGTGACATCCCCCTGGTGGGCCAACATAATTTCCTTACAGATCGCGAGCCCAAGACCCGTGCCGGAAATATTCTTGTCCGAATTATTCTCAAGCTGCATGAACCGCCCGAAAATGCGGTCGAGGTTGTTGGCCGGTATCCCCTGGCCATTGTCCTTGACGTCAATCAGGACCTGTCCGGGACGGGAATAGGCGGTCAGTTCAACCTGTCCGTCCACATCCGATGAAAACTTCACGGCGTTGGAAATGAGGTTGATGAGCACCTGAAAAACGCGGTCATGATCGCCGAAAATGACGAGATCCTCAGTTGGCGGGACGAGTTTGATTGTCGCCTCATGTTTCTGCGCAAAGGCCTGGTTCTGCTCGACGGCCTCCACCAGCAGGGGGGCAATGTCGAGTTTGCTGGTGCGCATCCCTTTGTGATCGGACGAGATTTTCTCGAGGTCCAGAATGTCGTTGATCAGGCGCAAAAGACGTTCGCTGCTCGTCTGGGTGATCCGTAGCAGATTGTCGACGGAGGCATCGACAACACCAATCTTGCCTGACCGGACAAGCTGGAGTGAGCCGAGGATCGAGGTCATCGGTGTGCGCAGTTCGTGGGACACGGTCGAAATGAATTGAGCCCGATTTTCTTCTTCCGTCTTGCGTTCATTGATATCCATCAGGGAGCCGATCATCCGGAC
This genomic stretch from Parvularcula sp. LCG005 harbors:
- a CDS encoding N-formylglutamate amidohydrolase codes for the protein MVAKIVKAAFPGHTVVRPAAWRSPYIFACPHAGRDYPERFLDDSILHLPDLRRSEDAYVDELLSDVNSLGVPVLTARFPRVFVDVNRHEREIDPQMFTTSPSEGAEIKSNRVMAGFGVIPRLAAEGRPIYAKRLPASEAHQRLRWCYRPYHEALQALIEECRTRFGVAFVIDWHSMPSASVGGGQNLPNVVLGDRYGMSCGPTMVNAWQQALADEGLTVSRNAPYAGGHVTSLYGQPAASVHVLQIELNRSLYMHEAQVRPRPARFDTLRDRLKSAAVKVIDAASPLEQSAAE
- a CDS encoding PAS domain-containing protein, which gives rise to MHEERMGQNYQQFAETFLRHAPSAIAMFDRDMRYLVVTDQWMADYRLSDHDLIGRSHYEIFPEIPDDWKEMHQRTLSGETLSSEADPFLRADGTLDWVKWRNVPWYAADGQVGGIIMFTEVVSDQMLMRRAIESAVDGIATIGLDGQFQAVNDNCTQMFLTEKSTMLGHALEGCVHTDYRDSYVSLLEQARDEGRAVGELRMVRHDETAFYARVTLVANFTRDGSPTTYYCFLQDISDRRQKEDDLKAKSDLLELTQNYAGIGHWFVDTTDNSLFWSDEVFRLHGVDPAEGAPPLADAINFYHEDDRAVVTEAVERCVSELTSFEFERRIVSRQGRVRWVYSRGECRLDEKGQLVGIFGIFQDITERRRVDIKVREIKEHYELATRSAGVGVWQTYPDTRRTIWSPLIRQLLAPESCEKSDLDGLVRERIDPRDRAMAERILKSVSDTGGKRTATIRMRGENGKLVRVLLRGDVVKRADGSIASIAGSFLDVSEESSRNEVREMVWDILIDPTVPYDQKFKAVLTHCIDHMGMEQAAIILKTGTGHEVLASVSNVSHKTIGAVGGKLLAESLAARRPKGALLGVESLSTDFDTPPAAAYLSVPIYIDAKPQGVVAFLSDSAMPKTLGREDIEFVRVIASWFGFKISRRQQLAHLERSEERFALAAQGSAVGIWDWVDVNGTAEIWSDQFYRLLGYEPHAITASLQTFKSLLHPDDRDATFAAVQNHLRNKVPFRCEYRLRCKSGLYRWFLGTGQAVWDDEGKPRRMIGSIMDVHDQKLAHQLKDEFVSTVSHELRTPLTSIVGAMALARSGRLGAIDPVMNDLLGIAAKNGERLLHLIDDILDIEKISVGGMRFEMGEVEIDRVIATAVESSQSMADSSGVRLHVDMGEEPPQIEADPDRLHQLLTNLLSNAIKFSRPDTDIRISLRAEDEAVSVDIVDQGCGIPTADMERIFERFVQGNSTDARGAEGTGLGLSICRAIARGHQGEITVQSRVGVGSTFTVTLPRRQMLAIGDSVSVQEEPRDTDMPRILHIEDDLDTAELMAAVIGPAIEVVNVSSISQAKHMIMNAEFHIVLLDLVLGEERGEDFIDFLARREKSRTEVIVYSVDAHGIRTLPQFVTGLFLKSAVRPEEVTKELYNIFRRKGYAMPTIRLNDERIAS
- a CDS encoding response regulator, producing MNVLRTIVCVEDDPDIRTIIELSLSHVGGYEVHIFEDGPTALLEIDKVSPDLIILDVMMPGMDGFETLSYLRRMSKTEETPVIFMTAKAQKREIQRYISAGAIDVIIKPFDPMTLSGEVQRIFDQWLLAPAVQTVG
- the cpdR gene encoding cell cycle two-component system response regulator CpdR translates to MAAILLAEDDDSMRGFLKKALEKAGHVVVDSAQGDEALNELQLREFDLLLTDIVMPVMDGIELARRATDIDPHMKIMFITGFAAVALNPANQAPRDAKVLSKPFHLRDLVDEVDRMLAAA
- a CDS encoding Hpt domain-containing protein, producing the protein MIAEPQKPVDTHDIRAHYAANLRLGADDITDSWQRIEDGRGSPTDIAELERVCHKLAGSAGVFGYTLVSRYARAAEVALCELLNDGTRDNVGQMITRLIDAMMAIRIKD
- the plsX gene encoding phosphate acyltransferase PlsX; protein product: MTDPSSDNRPAVRLAIDAMSGDGGVTAVVDGLALARRSGVDAHVILHGREDDLKPLVEAKGQALGAVSIVHADDIITMDDKPTGALRRGRNSSMWSAIAAVKAREADAVISAGNTGALMAMSKLQLRMIEGVDRPAITAVWPTRTGRSVVLDVGANVEVNAKQLVQFAIMGEAYFRALTGEAKPKVGLLNVGAEEQKGHELIRLAATTLREAETGMNFRGFVEGDDIGKGVVDVIVTDGFTGNIALKTAEGTARQMGTWLKESLTENLLSKLGALLLMGSLKKLRARMNASNFNGAPLLGLNGIVIKSHGSADAEGMCSAIRVAENLAKHPFQDEIARTVDEVETRTAERVAREEAALSAVAE
- a CDS encoding glycosyltransferase family 4 protein; the protein is MKIVIATDAWKPQLNGVVTTLDTLGRILTKFGNEVMYITPQDFKSVPMPSYPEIRLSLFPNRKVAAMINEFKPDAIHIATEGPIGRAARRFCRRRKYPYTTSFHTRFAEYTNERWKFPIEWGYALLRDFHKHGEAMMVATPGLMEELRGRGFNNLRLWERGVDTEQFRVIESDVYDHLPKPIFTYVGRIAVEKTLEDFLDLDLPGTKVIVGAGPQEAELKKKYPKVVFDGKHYGDELAKRYSASDVFVFPSRTDTFGLVNVEALACGVPVAAYPVRGPLEIMEHAPKGAGCLDEDLKVACMTALEERDPAACRAHAMKFSWDAAAKQFISNLEIPGFDEDFWLRSAKMIEDPILPA